A single genomic interval of Streptomyces sp. NBC_00663 harbors:
- a CDS encoding LLM class flavin-dependent oxidoreductase, producing MSLTFHWFLPTNGDSRHVVGGGHGTPATVSGRDRPPTVAYLSQIARAAEDLGFVGALTPTGAWCEDAWLTTAMVSQHTERLKFLVAFRPGFVSPTLAAQMASTFQRQSGGRLLLNVVTGGESHEQRAYGDFLDKDGRYRRTDEFLEVVRGLWDGKTVDLHGEHLRVEDARLARVPDPVPEVYFGGSSPLAGEVAAKHVDVYLTWGEPPAQVAEKIAWVRGLAARHGRTLRFGIRLHVITRDTSEQAWAEANRLLDGFDPETVRSVQAGLARSESEGQQRMLALHGGGHRDGLEIHPNLWAGIGLVRGGAGTALVGSHDEVAERIKEYHALGIDEFVLSGYPHLEEAYWFGEGVLPRLAAQGLWRHPAGKEATPSAQVPFAG from the coding sequence GTGTCCCTCACCTTCCACTGGTTCCTGCCCACCAACGGCGACAGCCGGCACGTCGTCGGCGGCGGCCACGGCACCCCGGCCACCGTCTCCGGACGGGACCGGCCGCCGACGGTGGCCTATCTGAGCCAGATCGCCCGCGCCGCCGAGGATCTCGGCTTCGTCGGCGCGCTCACGCCGACCGGCGCCTGGTGCGAGGACGCGTGGCTGACGACCGCCATGGTCAGCCAGCACACCGAGCGCCTGAAGTTCCTGGTCGCCTTCCGCCCCGGCTTCGTCTCGCCCACGCTCGCCGCGCAGATGGCGTCCACCTTCCAGCGGCAGTCCGGCGGACGGCTCCTGCTGAACGTCGTCACCGGCGGTGAGAGCCACGAGCAGCGGGCCTACGGCGACTTCCTCGACAAGGACGGCCGCTACCGCCGTACCGACGAATTCCTGGAGGTCGTACGGGGGTTGTGGGACGGCAAGACCGTCGACCTTCACGGCGAGCACCTCAGGGTCGAGGACGCGAGGCTGGCCCGGGTGCCCGACCCGGTGCCCGAGGTGTACTTCGGCGGCTCCTCGCCCCTCGCCGGGGAGGTCGCGGCCAAGCACGTCGACGTGTACCTCACCTGGGGCGAGCCGCCCGCGCAGGTGGCGGAGAAGATCGCGTGGGTCCGAGGGCTGGCGGCGCGGCACGGCCGCACCCTCCGCTTCGGCATCCGGCTGCACGTCATCACCCGCGACACCTCCGAACAGGCGTGGGCCGAGGCGAACCGACTTCTCGACGGCTTCGACCCCGAGACCGTCAGGTCCGTGCAGGCCGGGCTCGCCCGCAGCGAGTCCGAGGGACAGCAGCGCATGCTCGCCCTGCACGGCGGCGGCCACCGCGACGGCCTGGAGATCCACCCCAACCTCTGGGCCGGCATCGGCCTGGTGCGCGGCGGCGCGGGAACCGCGCTGGTCGGCAGCCACGACGAGGTCGCCGAGCGGATCAAGGAGTACCACGCCCTCGGCATCGACGAGTTCGTCCTCTCCGGCTACCCGCACCTGGAGGAGGCGTACTGGTTCGGCGAGGGAGTGCTGCCGCGGCTCGCCGCACAGGGTTTGTGGCGCCACCCGGCCGGGAAGGAGGCCACACCTTCGGCACAGGTGCCGTTCGCGGGCTGA
- a CDS encoding SfnB family sulfur acquisition oxidoreductase, giving the protein MTAHVIADDAEALAVAAALADEFRAGASARDVERRLPHAELDRLSASGLLAVTVPADHGGADVGATTLAEIFRLLGTADGSLAQIPQSHFAYVNVICRQGTEEQRKFFFAELLAGRRFGNAQSEAGTRHVQDIRTRLTPQADGSYVLDGVKHYSTGALFADWIPVLARAEDDRLHVAYVPRDAAGVTVVDDWDGLGQRTTASGTVRLDGVEVPADRVLPHHLTFEGPQLHGAVAQLLHAAIDAGIAGGALAEAAEFVRTTSRPWFESGFDTAAEDPLLIQRFGELAVQVRAAEALLREAARTVQAAGAGLTDDSAAEASVAVAAAKVLAAQAAVDVASALFEVSGTRSALNSLNLHRHWRDARTHTLHDPTRWKIQHIGRYVLNGTRPPRHGLL; this is encoded by the coding sequence ATGACCGCCCATGTGATCGCCGACGACGCGGAGGCCCTCGCCGTCGCGGCGGCCCTGGCCGACGAGTTCCGCGCCGGAGCCTCCGCACGGGACGTCGAACGCAGGCTGCCGCACGCCGAGTTGGACCGGCTCTCCGCGTCCGGCCTGCTCGCCGTCACCGTCCCCGCCGACCACGGGGGAGCGGACGTCGGCGCGACCACGCTCGCCGAGATCTTCCGGCTGCTCGGCACCGCCGACGGCAGCCTCGCCCAGATCCCGCAGAGCCACTTCGCCTACGTCAATGTGATCTGCCGTCAGGGCACCGAGGAGCAGCGGAAGTTCTTCTTCGCCGAACTCCTCGCGGGCCGCCGCTTCGGCAACGCCCAGTCGGAGGCGGGCACCCGGCACGTCCAGGACATCCGCACCCGCCTGACCCCGCAGGCGGACGGCTCGTACGTCCTCGACGGCGTCAAGCACTACTCCACGGGCGCCCTGTTCGCCGACTGGATCCCCGTGCTCGCCCGCGCCGAGGACGACAGACTCCATGTCGCGTACGTGCCCCGGGACGCCGCGGGCGTGACGGTGGTCGACGACTGGGACGGTCTCGGCCAGCGCACCACCGCCAGCGGCACCGTCCGCCTCGACGGCGTGGAGGTCCCGGCCGACCGGGTCCTTCCTCATCACCTCACCTTCGAAGGCCCTCAACTGCACGGCGCGGTGGCCCAGTTGTTGCACGCCGCCATCGACGCGGGCATCGCCGGGGGAGCGCTGGCGGAGGCGGCGGAGTTCGTGCGGACGACAAGCCGGCCGTGGTTCGAGAGCGGCTTCGACACGGCCGCGGAAGACCCGCTCCTGATCCAGCGGTTCGGCGAGCTGGCCGTCCAAGTGCGCGCGGCGGAGGCGTTGTTGCGCGAGGCGGCCCGCACGGTGCAGGCCGCCGGGGCCGGGCTCACCGACGACTCGGCGGCCGAGGCGTCCGTCGCCGTGGCCGCCGCCAAGGTGCTGGCGGCTCAGGCCGCCGTGGACGTGGCAAGCGCGCTCTTCGAGGTGTCGGGCACACGCTCCGCCCTCAACTCCCTCAATCTGCACCGCCATTGGCGCGACGCCCGCACCCACACCCTGCACGACCCGACCCGCTGGAAGATCCAGCACATCGGCCGGTACGTGCTCAACGGCACCCGGCCACCCCGGCACGGTCTGCTGTAG
- a CDS encoding alpha/beta fold hydrolase has translation MGEWQLTRTYRGTSGEVRWDSLGEPGRAPVVLNHGTPFSSYVWRAVARSLARQYEVFVWDMPGYGTSEMSAGQDVSLAAQGRVFTELLAHWGLDEPRVVAHDFGGAVSLRAHLLHGARYHSLALVDPVALAPWGSPFFRLVGTSSDVFEQLPPALHRALVREYVTSASSPGLHPAVLDRLVQPWLGDPGQAAFYRQIAQADQRYTDELEDRYAQIALPTLICWGEDDTWIPVAKGHELAARIPGARLELIAGAGHLVQEDAPAELTAALLDFLD, from the coding sequence GTGGGTGAGTGGCAACTGACCAGGACCTACCGCGGCACATCCGGGGAGGTCCGCTGGGACAGCCTCGGGGAGCCCGGTCGCGCCCCCGTCGTCCTCAACCACGGCACGCCCTTCTCCTCGTACGTGTGGCGTGCCGTGGCCCGCTCGCTCGCCCGCCAGTACGAGGTGTTCGTGTGGGACATGCCCGGGTACGGGACCTCGGAGATGTCTGCCGGTCAGGACGTCTCCCTGGCCGCCCAGGGGAGGGTCTTCACCGAGCTGCTGGCGCACTGGGGCCTGGACGAACCCCGGGTCGTGGCCCATGACTTCGGCGGCGCGGTGTCCCTGCGGGCGCATCTGCTGCACGGCGCCCGCTACCACTCGCTCGCGCTGGTCGATCCGGTCGCGCTGGCCCCCTGGGGGTCGCCGTTCTTCCGGCTCGTCGGCACGTCCTCGGACGTCTTCGAACAACTCCCGCCCGCACTGCACCGGGCCCTCGTGCGCGAGTACGTGACCTCGGCCAGCAGCCCCGGCCTGCACCCCGCCGTCCTCGACCGGCTCGTCCAGCCCTGGCTCGGTGATCCGGGACAGGCCGCCTTCTACCGGCAGATCGCCCAGGCGGACCAGCGGTACACCGACGAACTCGAGGACCGGTACGCGCAGATCGCCCTCCCGACCCTGATCTGCTGGGGCGAGGACGACACCTGGATCCCGGTCGCCAAGGGCCACGAACTCGCCGCCCGCATCCCGGGCGCACGGCTCGAACTCATCGCCGGCGCCGGCCACCTCGTACAGGAGGACGCCCCGGCGGAACTGACCGCCGCCCTGCTCGACTTCCTGGACTAG
- a CDS encoding acyl-CoA dehydrogenase family protein — MTISPDALLARTRELADSLLVPDAARVDQGEVPASHLDAIRRSGVLGVSSPEAYGGAGAPDSVAREIQEILAGACGSTWFVQTQHHTPVRMLAKSRLPVRERLLRPLASGERLAGIAYAHVRSFPRVPVRATAESDGWRFDGTVPWYTGWGLNDVMLLAGVTDSAEIVFAFADAREQPGVRASEPMRLAAFTAARTVSLELDGLWLPESSVVLRTPQEEFALLDIPRSTNTSPAVFGVTYAALRVLEGGGEAETAGALRVRVEEVRRAAYELADHPVAHEHVEERLALRTRAYDLMRAATTAAVVAGGGRTMDLRNPAQRLAREGMFLLIQGQTSVVRRAHLDALADR, encoded by the coding sequence ATGACCATCTCGCCAGACGCTCTGCTCGCCCGCACCCGGGAACTCGCCGACAGCCTCCTCGTCCCCGACGCGGCGCGGGTCGACCAGGGTGAGGTGCCCGCGAGTCACCTCGACGCGATCCGCCGGTCGGGTGTCCTCGGGGTGAGCTCGCCCGAGGCGTACGGCGGGGCGGGCGCCCCCGACTCGGTGGCCCGGGAGATCCAGGAGATCCTGGCCGGGGCGTGCGGCTCGACCTGGTTCGTGCAGACCCAGCACCACACACCGGTGCGGATGCTGGCGAAGTCCCGACTCCCGGTGCGGGAAAGGCTGTTGCGGCCCCTGGCGTCGGGCGAGCGGCTGGCCGGGATCGCGTACGCCCATGTCCGTTCCTTCCCCCGGGTCCCCGTGCGGGCGACCGCGGAGAGCGACGGCTGGCGGTTCGACGGGACCGTGCCCTGGTACACGGGCTGGGGTCTGAACGACGTGATGCTGCTCGCGGGTGTGACGGACTCCGCGGAGATCGTGTTCGCGTTCGCCGACGCGCGGGAGCAGCCGGGGGTGCGCGCGTCGGAGCCGATGCGGCTGGCGGCGTTCACGGCCGCCCGTACGGTCTCCCTGGAGCTGGACGGCCTGTGGCTGCCGGAGTCGTCGGTGGTGCTGCGCACCCCGCAGGAGGAGTTCGCCCTCCTCGACATCCCCCGGAGCACCAACACCTCCCCGGCCGTCTTCGGGGTGACGTACGCCGCGCTGCGCGTGCTGGAGGGCGGCGGCGAAGCGGAGACGGCCGGTGCGCTGCGCGTCCGCGTCGAGGAGGTGCGCCGGGCGGCGTACGAGCTGGCCGACCACCCCGTCGCGCACGAGCACGTCGAGGAGCGGCTCGCCCTCAGGACACGCGCGTACGACCTGATGCGGGCGGCCACGACGGCGGCGGTCGTGGCCGGCGGCGGCCGCACCATGGATCTGCGCAACCCGGCCCAACGCCTGGCCCGCGAGGGGATGTTCCTGCTGATCCAGGGCCAGACGTCGGTGGTGCGGCGGGCGCATCTGGACGCGCTGGCGGACCGCTAG
- the ssuE gene encoding NADPH-dependent FMN reductase, with translation MATVLSVSGSPSASSRTNRLLRHLDQRLTAQGHQVIPLDVRTIPAEALLGADFKHPAIVEATELFARADGVVVGTPVYKASYSGVLKALLDLLPQYALTGKTVLPLATGGSTAHVLALDYALRPVLNSMGADHIVQGWFTLDKDITVHDDGTVSVATATRDALAQIVDRFSTALGRTPVLAAAS, from the coding sequence ATGGCCACCGTCCTGTCCGTCTCCGGCAGCCCCTCCGCCTCCTCCCGCACCAACCGCCTGCTGCGCCACCTCGACCAGCGGCTCACCGCCCAGGGCCACCAGGTGATCCCCCTCGACGTCCGCACCATCCCCGCCGAGGCCCTCCTCGGCGCCGACTTCAAGCACCCGGCGATCGTCGAGGCCACCGAGCTGTTCGCCCGCGCCGACGGCGTCGTCGTCGGCACCCCCGTCTACAAGGCGTCGTACTCCGGCGTCCTGAAGGCCCTCCTCGACCTGCTGCCGCAGTACGCCCTCACCGGCAAGACCGTGCTCCCGCTCGCCACCGGCGGCAGTACCGCCCATGTGCTGGCCCTCGACTACGCCCTGCGGCCGGTCCTCAACTCCATGGGCGCCGACCACATCGTCCAGGGCTGGTTCACCCTCGACAAGGACATCACCGTGCACGACGACGGGACCGTGAGCGTCGCCACGGCCACCCGCGACGCCCTCGCCCAGATCGTCGACCGGTTCTCGACCGCCCTCGGCCGCACCCCGGTCCTGGCCGCGGCGAGCTGA
- a CDS encoding YciI family protein produces MQYYLLSVITPADGTPPGPEAMAAIVRDLDTFHDELREAGAWVFAGGLHGPETATVLRPGDGDVLITDGPYAEGKEYLGGICLIKAPDLDAALEWGKKAMRATTLPIEVRPFMHQAEE; encoded by the coding sequence ATGCAGTACTACCTGCTCAGCGTGATCACCCCGGCCGACGGCACGCCCCCCGGGCCCGAGGCCATGGCGGCGATCGTCCGCGATCTCGACACCTTCCACGACGAACTGCGCGAGGCGGGCGCCTGGGTCTTCGCCGGCGGACTGCACGGCCCCGAGACGGCCACCGTGCTGCGCCCGGGCGACGGCGACGTCCTGATCACCGACGGGCCGTACGCCGAGGGCAAGGAGTACCTGGGCGGGATCTGCCTGATCAAGGCGCCCGACCTGGACGCGGCCCTGGAGTGGGGCAAGAAGGCGATGCGGGCCACCACCCTGCCCATCGAGGTACGC
- a CDS encoding acyl-CoA dehydrogenase family protein: MSTVTDTDWHSRPAPRTAEDWIARAAEVAAVLATDAAARDRAGATPYAEVQLLKDAGLVTLLGPTEHGGAGQDWPTAYRVVREVAKADGSIGQLLGYHYLWNWAARLVGTREQWEHVEAEAARGRWFFGGAVNPRDKDVIVTEDGDDLVFTGRKTFSTGSKVSDVTVLEGVLEGTDQHVFAIVPSDSEGLTFHDDWDNIGQRLTESGGVTLDGVRTPWSSAAGYVDKQFRPRTYNTLNVPTIQLVFVNFYLGIAGGALETAAAYTRTKSRSWLHGGHERAVDEPYVIDIYGDLTAKLWAVEALADAVAAEGQTLHDDPDAVTEQTRGDFEVRVAAVKARATDVALEISNRIFEVTGARSTATTEGLDRFWRNLRTHTLHDPVAYKRREVGRWVLEGELPEPTWYS, from the coding sequence ATGAGCACCGTCACCGACACCGACTGGCACAGCCGTCCCGCCCCCCGGACCGCCGAGGACTGGATCGCCCGCGCCGCCGAGGTCGCCGCCGTCCTCGCCACCGACGCCGCCGCCCGCGACCGGGCCGGCGCCACCCCGTACGCCGAGGTCCAGCTGCTCAAGGACGCCGGTCTCGTCACCCTGCTCGGCCCCACGGAGCACGGCGGCGCGGGCCAGGACTGGCCCACCGCGTACCGGGTCGTCCGTGAGGTCGCCAAGGCCGACGGTTCGATCGGCCAGCTCCTCGGCTACCACTACCTCTGGAACTGGGCCGCCCGCCTGGTCGGCACCCGCGAACAGTGGGAGCACGTGGAGGCCGAGGCCGCCCGGGGCCGCTGGTTCTTCGGCGGGGCCGTCAACCCCCGCGACAAGGACGTGATCGTCACCGAGGACGGCGACGACCTCGTCTTCACCGGCCGCAAGACCTTCTCCACCGGCAGCAAGGTCTCCGACGTCACCGTCCTGGAAGGCGTCCTCGAAGGCACCGACCAGCATGTCTTCGCGATCGTGCCCTCCGACAGCGAGGGGCTCACCTTCCACGACGACTGGGACAACATCGGCCAGCGGCTCACCGAGAGCGGCGGCGTCACCCTCGACGGAGTCCGGACGCCGTGGTCGTCGGCGGCCGGTTACGTCGACAAGCAGTTCCGGCCGCGCACCTACAACACCCTCAACGTCCCCACCATCCAGCTGGTCTTCGTCAACTTCTACCTCGGGATCGCGGGTGGCGCCCTGGAGACGGCCGCCGCCTACACCCGCACCAAGTCCCGCTCCTGGCTGCACGGCGGACATGAGCGCGCGGTCGACGAGCCGTACGTCATCGACATCTACGGCGACCTCACCGCCAAGCTGTGGGCCGTCGAGGCGCTCGCCGACGCCGTCGCCGCCGAGGGACAGACACTGCACGACGACCCCGACGCGGTCACCGAGCAGACGCGCGGCGACTTCGAGGTACGGGTGGCGGCCGTGAAGGCCCGGGCCACCGATGTCGCCCTGGAGATCTCGAACCGCATCTTCGAGGTCACCGGCGCCCGCTCCACGGCCACCACCGAGGGCCTGGACCGGTTCTGGCGCAACCTCCGCACCCACACCCTCCACGACCCCGTCGCCTACAAGCGCCGCGAGGTCGGCCGCTGGGTCCTCGAAGGCGAACTGCCCGAACCCACCTGGTACTCCTGA